One genomic window of bacterium includes the following:
- a CDS encoding formyl transferase — protein MTDRVLFLGPPESGLPAWIEGEGDVVTQTTARLTPQLLEEADASLLVSYGYRFILGKPVLDRFEGRAVNLHISLLPWNKGADPNFWSFLDSTPKGVTIHYLDEGVDTGDIIVQSEMSFDSEVETLATTYAALCAEIERLFQVAWVDIKGQSCPRRRQAGTGTSHRVKDKEPYLYLLTEGWDTPVGVLETYGRAHRLNRS, from the coding sequence ATGACCGACCGCGTTCTCTTTCTCGGTCCGCCTGAATCTGGCCTGCCGGCGTGGATAGAGGGCGAGGGTGATGTGGTCACCCAGACTACGGCCCGCTTGACCCCTCAATTACTCGAAGAGGCCGATGCCTCTCTCCTAGTGAGCTACGGATATCGTTTCATTCTCGGGAAGCCTGTTCTTGATCGCTTCGAGGGCAGAGCCGTCAATCTGCATATCTCGCTGCTCCCGTGGAACAAGGGCGCCGATCCCAACTTCTGGAGCTTCCTCGACTCCACCCCGAAGGGTGTCACCATCCACTACCTCGACGAGGGTGTCGACACCGGGGACATTATCGTCCAGAGTGAGATGTCATTCGACTCGGAGGTCGAAACGCTAGCCACCACGTATGCCGCGCTTTGCGCTGAGATTGAGAGACTTTTCCAGGTGGCGTGGGTCGATATTAAAGGGCAGAGCTGTCCACGTCGGCGACAAGCCGGCACAGGAACGAGTCATCGAGTGAAGGACAAGGAACCGTACCTGTATCTCCTCACCGAGGGGTGGGATACGCCGGTCGGCGTTCTCGAGACCTACGGTCGCGCCCATCGACTCAACCGGTCTTGA